Part of the Novosphingobium sp. KA1 genome is shown below.
ATGAACGAATACGTCCGCGCCTGCCGGATCCAGTCGGGGCGGCCTTCCGCGCCCCAGATCGTGTCGTAGCCGAGCACAAGCACCGAGAAACCCAGCACCGCGATCAGTACGCCCTTTACCGCGCCGAAGCCGAAACCCAGCACCCGGTCGATCGGCCCAAGCAGCGAAGCACGACTGGCCCGCCCGGCCCAGCCGGCCACCAGCTTCACGGCCGCGAAGGGCACGATCAGCAGGATCGCAAAGGCCAGCACGGGCGTTGCCGAACCGGTGCCGGTATGCGGCTCCAGCCAGTGCGCCAGCGGCGTATGCATCGTACGGATGGCGATAACCGCAAAGACCCAGGCACCGAGCGCCAGGATTTCCTGCACAAAACCGCGCATGAACCCCATGGCCGCACCAAGGCCGACGATGACGAGAACTGCAATATCGAAACCGGTCATGCGGCAGGCTCTAGGCATCTCCCAGAATACGGTCAACGAGGTTGGGCAACATCGACATTCCGGTGAACTCCAGCCCCTTTTCGGGCTTGGTTGTCGCAACGGGGCCATAAGCGCGGCCGAAGCCCAGTTTCGCCGATTCGCGCTGCCGGATCGATGAATGGGCGAC
Proteins encoded:
- a CDS encoding CvpA family protein; this encodes MTGFDIAVLVIVGLGAAMGFMRGFVQEILALGAWVFAVIAIRTMHTPLAHWLEPHTGTGSATPVLAFAILLIVPFAAVKLVAGWAGRASRASLLGPIDRVLGFGFGAVKGVLIAVLGFSVLVLGYDTIWGAEGRPDWIRQARTYSFINASSEALVKMLGERRREARAAETREDADGQS